A genomic segment from Nicotiana sylvestris chromosome 1, ASM39365v2, whole genome shotgun sequence encodes:
- the LOC104227420 gene encoding uncharacterized protein isoform X2 translates to MAANRRRVGDDRFYSPPAMRKQQKLKAAKSRIEAESRTESDDGASSTASFSSIRVENLTNLDRFLQHTTPKVPAQFFPKTIMKGMRNLDNDPLPYFILGDLWESFGEWSAYGAGVPLVLNQSDCVVQYYVPYLSGIQLYVDPSRSSIKQRRPGEESDSDSLRETSSDDSSEYGAGASRVANKVHGSWNQQNMIGSSIDVIKHLSLKKDPFLESSGDENEMGNGLLIFEYFERNQPYGREPLADKISGLASKFPELKTCRSCDLTPASWISVAWYPIYRIPTGPTLQNLDACFLTYHSLSTPAGVSRTDWPQQHGTTISRGIVGTGTSAKLPLSTFGLASYKFQVPFWFPDGVNECQKVNSLLRAADNWLRLLQVNHPDYSFFVSHNSYRR, encoded by the exons ATGGCTGCAAATCGGAGACGGGTAGGAGATGATCGGTTTTATAGTCCGCCGGCAATGAGGAAGCAGCAAAAATTGAAAGCAGCCAAGTCAAGAATTGAAGCGGAGAGTAGAACCGAGTCTGATGATGGAGCATCCTCTACGGCGTCGTTTTCATCGATTAGAGTTGAGAATTTGACCAATTTGGATCGCTTCTTGCAGCATACCACTCCTAAAGTTCCTGCTCAATTTTTTCCCAAG ACAATCATGAAAGGGATGAGAAATCTTGACAATGATCCACTGCCCTACTTCATCTTGGGTGATCTTTGGGAGTCTTTTGGGGAATGGAGTGCGTATGGGGCAGGAGTTCCTCTGGTTTTAAATCAGAGCGATTGCGTTGTCCAGTATTATGTGCCATATTTGTCTGGGATTCAACTTTATGTAGACCCTTCGAGGTCCTCTATCAAGCAGAG GAGACCAGGTGAAGAAAGTGATTCTGATTCTCTCAGGGAGACAAGTAGTGATGACAGTAGTGAATATGGAGCTGGAGCTTCAAGGGTAGCCAATAAAGTTCATGGAAGTTGGAATCAGCAGAATATGATTGGCTCAAGTATTGATGTAATCAAGCATCTCTCCCTAAAAAAAGACCCTTTCTTGGAATCTTCAGGCGATGAGAATGAGATGGGGAACGGTCTCCTTATATTTGAATATTTTGAGCGGAATCAACCATATGGTCGTGAACCTTTAGCTGACAAG ATTTCAGGCCTTGCATCTAAATTTCCTGAACTGAAAACCTGTAGGAGCTGTGATCTGACTCCTGCAAGTTGGATTTCTGTGGCTTG GTATCCCATATATAGGATACCCACAGGACCAACTTTGCAAAATCTTGATGCTTGCTTTTTGACGTACCATTCTCTTTCAACACCTGCCGGTG TTTCTAGGACTGACTGGCCTCAACAGCATGGTACAACTATTAGTAGAGGCATTGTTGGTACTGGTACGTCTGCCAAGCTACCTCTCTCAACCTTTGGGCTGGCCTCCTACAAATTCCAAGTACCATTCTGGTTTCCTGATGGAGTTAATGAATGTCAGAAGGTCAACTCTCTGTTACGAGCTGCTGACAATTGGCTCCGGCTTTTGCAAGTTAATCACCCTGACTACAGTTTTTTTGTGTCACATAACTCGTATCGGAGGTGA
- the LOC104227420 gene encoding uncharacterized protein isoform X1 → MAANRRRVGDDRFYSPPAMRKQQKLKAAKSRIEAESRTESDDGASSTASFSSIRVENLTNLDRFLQHTTPKVPAQFFPKTIMKGMRNLDNDPLPYFILGDLWESFGEWSAYGAGVPLVLNQSDCVVQYYVPYLSGIQLYVDPSRSSIKQRRPGEESDSDSLRETSSDDSSEYGAGASRVANKVHGSWNQQNMIGSSIDVIKHLSLKKDPFLESSGDENEMGNGLLIFEYFERNQPYGREPLADKISGLASKFPELKTCRSCDLTPASWISVAWYPIYRIPTGPTLQNLDACFLTYHSLSTPAGAFAVSRTDWPQQHGTTISRGIVGTGTSAKLPLSTFGLASYKFQVPFWFPDGVNECQKVNSLLRAADNWLRLLQVNHPDYSFFVSHNSYRR, encoded by the exons ATGGCTGCAAATCGGAGACGGGTAGGAGATGATCGGTTTTATAGTCCGCCGGCAATGAGGAAGCAGCAAAAATTGAAAGCAGCCAAGTCAAGAATTGAAGCGGAGAGTAGAACCGAGTCTGATGATGGAGCATCCTCTACGGCGTCGTTTTCATCGATTAGAGTTGAGAATTTGACCAATTTGGATCGCTTCTTGCAGCATACCACTCCTAAAGTTCCTGCTCAATTTTTTCCCAAG ACAATCATGAAAGGGATGAGAAATCTTGACAATGATCCACTGCCCTACTTCATCTTGGGTGATCTTTGGGAGTCTTTTGGGGAATGGAGTGCGTATGGGGCAGGAGTTCCTCTGGTTTTAAATCAGAGCGATTGCGTTGTCCAGTATTATGTGCCATATTTGTCTGGGATTCAACTTTATGTAGACCCTTCGAGGTCCTCTATCAAGCAGAG GAGACCAGGTGAAGAAAGTGATTCTGATTCTCTCAGGGAGACAAGTAGTGATGACAGTAGTGAATATGGAGCTGGAGCTTCAAGGGTAGCCAATAAAGTTCATGGAAGTTGGAATCAGCAGAATATGATTGGCTCAAGTATTGATGTAATCAAGCATCTCTCCCTAAAAAAAGACCCTTTCTTGGAATCTTCAGGCGATGAGAATGAGATGGGGAACGGTCTCCTTATATTTGAATATTTTGAGCGGAATCAACCATATGGTCGTGAACCTTTAGCTGACAAG ATTTCAGGCCTTGCATCTAAATTTCCTGAACTGAAAACCTGTAGGAGCTGTGATCTGACTCCTGCAAGTTGGATTTCTGTGGCTTG GTATCCCATATATAGGATACCCACAGGACCAACTTTGCAAAATCTTGATGCTTGCTTTTTGACGTACCATTCTCTTTCAACACCTGCCGGTG CTTTTGCAGTTTCTAGGACTGACTGGCCTCAACAGCATGGTACAACTATTAGTAGAGGCATTGTTGGTACTGGTACGTCTGCCAAGCTACCTCTCTCAACCTTTGGGCTGGCCTCCTACAAATTCCAAGTACCATTCTGGTTTCCTGATGGAGTTAATGAATGTCAGAAGGTCAACTCTCTGTTACGAGCTGCTGACAATTGGCTCCGGCTTTTGCAAGTTAATCACCCTGACTACAGTTTTTTTGTGTCACATAACTCGTATCGGAGGTGA
- the LOC104227419 gene encoding protein DEHYDRATION-INDUCED 19 homolog 4-like, which translates to MDSDSWTRLFTSSRRYQSRSDIYNIGEEYDGEEESRPEFLCPFCAEDFDIVGLCCHIDEEHPIEAKNGICPVCAKRVGMDLVGHITQQHGNILKVQHRRRFRRGGTSALSILRRELREGNLQSILGGSSRLVSSSTTDPDPLLSSFIHNTPLANEIPDVQPLPCTKQSSKQESTLENSYERNVQPPPLSDKDQEEKARRSEFVQGLLLSTFLEEDL; encoded by the exons ATGGATTCAGATTCTTGGACTCGTCTATTTACTTCTTCAAGGCGTTACCAATCTCGATCAG ATATCTATAACATAGGAGAGGAGTATGACGGTGAAGAGGAATCGAGGCCAGAGTTTCTGTGTCCTTTCTGTGCTGAGGATTTTGATATTGTTGGCCTCTGTTGTCATATCGATGAAGAGCATCCTATTGAGGCTAAGAATGGG ATATGTCCGGTTTGTGCAAAAAGGGTTGGAATGGATTTGGTTGGTCATATTACTCAGCAACATGGAAATATTTTAAAG GTACAGCACAGGAGAAGATTTCGAAGGGGTGGTACTTCGGCTCTCTCTATTTTAAGAAGAGAGCTAAGGGAAGGAAATCTGCAATCCATCCTTGGGGGATCCTCTCGTTTGGTTTCTTCCTCCACTACAGATCCCGAtcccttgttatcttcattcatTCACAATACACCTTTGGCTAATGAAATTCCTGATGTTCAACCTTTACCTTGTACTAAGCAAAGTTCAAAACAAGAAAGCACTCTTGAAAACTCCTACGAAAG AAATGTTCAGCCACCTCCACTATCTGACAAAGACCAGGAGGAGAAGGCCAGGAGAAGTGAGTTTGTGCAAGGGCTGCTGCTGTCCACCTTTCTTGAAGAGGACTTGTAA
- the LOC104227420 gene encoding uncharacterized protein isoform X3: MAANRRRVGDDRFYSPPAMRKQQKLKAAKSRIEAESRTESDDGASSTASFSSIRVENLTNLDRFLQHTTPKVPAQFFPKTIMKGMRNLDNDPLPYFILGDLWESFGEWSAYGAGVPLVLNQSDCVVQYYVPYLSGIQLYVDPSRSSIKQRETSSDDSSEYGAGASRVANKVHGSWNQQNMIGSSIDVIKHLSLKKDPFLESSGDENEMGNGLLIFEYFERNQPYGREPLADKISGLASKFPELKTCRSCDLTPASWISVAWYPIYRIPTGPTLQNLDACFLTYHSLSTPAGAFAVSRTDWPQQHGTTISRGIVGTGTSAKLPLSTFGLASYKFQVPFWFPDGVNECQKVNSLLRAADNWLRLLQVNHPDYSFFVSHNSYRR; this comes from the exons ATGGCTGCAAATCGGAGACGGGTAGGAGATGATCGGTTTTATAGTCCGCCGGCAATGAGGAAGCAGCAAAAATTGAAAGCAGCCAAGTCAAGAATTGAAGCGGAGAGTAGAACCGAGTCTGATGATGGAGCATCCTCTACGGCGTCGTTTTCATCGATTAGAGTTGAGAATTTGACCAATTTGGATCGCTTCTTGCAGCATACCACTCCTAAAGTTCCTGCTCAATTTTTTCCCAAG ACAATCATGAAAGGGATGAGAAATCTTGACAATGATCCACTGCCCTACTTCATCTTGGGTGATCTTTGGGAGTCTTTTGGGGAATGGAGTGCGTATGGGGCAGGAGTTCCTCTGGTTTTAAATCAGAGCGATTGCGTTGTCCAGTATTATGTGCCATATTTGTCTGGGATTCAACTTTATGTAGACCCTTCGAGGTCCTCTATCAAGCAGAG GGAGACAAGTAGTGATGACAGTAGTGAATATGGAGCTGGAGCTTCAAGGGTAGCCAATAAAGTTCATGGAAGTTGGAATCAGCAGAATATGATTGGCTCAAGTATTGATGTAATCAAGCATCTCTCCCTAAAAAAAGACCCTTTCTTGGAATCTTCAGGCGATGAGAATGAGATGGGGAACGGTCTCCTTATATTTGAATATTTTGAGCGGAATCAACCATATGGTCGTGAACCTTTAGCTGACAAG ATTTCAGGCCTTGCATCTAAATTTCCTGAACTGAAAACCTGTAGGAGCTGTGATCTGACTCCTGCAAGTTGGATTTCTGTGGCTTG GTATCCCATATATAGGATACCCACAGGACCAACTTTGCAAAATCTTGATGCTTGCTTTTTGACGTACCATTCTCTTTCAACACCTGCCGGTG CTTTTGCAGTTTCTAGGACTGACTGGCCTCAACAGCATGGTACAACTATTAGTAGAGGCATTGTTGGTACTGGTACGTCTGCCAAGCTACCTCTCTCAACCTTTGGGCTGGCCTCCTACAAATTCCAAGTACCATTCTGGTTTCCTGATGGAGTTAATGAATGTCAGAAGGTCAACTCTCTGTTACGAGCTGCTGACAATTGGCTCCGGCTTTTGCAAGTTAATCACCCTGACTACAGTTTTTTTGTGTCACATAACTCGTATCGGAGGTGA